AATCGGGGGAGAACCAAGAACCAGAGACACGCAAACTACCTAATAGTGAAATTCACACCGAAACACCACGTGTAACCAATGGAGTGCAGCATTTCAATCAAAAGGCAGAAGACGTCTTTACATGCAGCACGGTAAACCAGGACATAAGTGACATTAGTCTATACTCAGTTCATCTGCCTTCTGAAAAGCCTTGTTCAGAAAAGGAACCTGGGGAATCTGTTGAGCTTCAATGTGAAGGAGGGAGCTTCACTTCAGACACATTGTCACATAGAGCAGATAAAGATGAAacttttttatcctcacttccaCGACACACAAATCAGCCCAGCACCTCTTCTGACCCAACGGACCTAAGATCCAAATTTGTCCAGCTGATTCTCCAGGCTCTTACCCCAAATCAGCAAATCGACACATATCAGACAGATAAGCTCACAGCCCTTGCTCTGGAAATTGAAACATGTGTTTATACCATTCATGGACGAAACCAGGCCAAGTACAAGTCCTGCATCAGGAGCAAAGTGGCCAATCTAAGGAACCCAAAGAACCCTCACCTGCGCCAAGGCCTTATGTCAGGACACCTGACTCCAGATGCGTTTTCCAGGATGTCTACAGAGGAGATGGCTGGGGTGGAACTCCGACAGCTCAGGAAGGGTTACACCACTTTGGGCATTAGTGAGCATCAGTTACCACATGCCGTGGAAGGGACACCAACTCATAAAGTTCGCTGCAGGCGCTGTGAAGCTTTGGACTGCAGGGTGACACAGATCTCACGAGGGGTGCTCTTTCTGCCTTCCTGGGTTCGGAGTGGCAGTGCAGATGATGATGCGATGACTTTTGTGACCTGTGCCAACTGTGGGGAACAGTGGTACCACAGCAGCTGGGTTTGCCTTTAAGCAAAAGCATAACTGTGGGTATTGATTAGTATTTAAGTAATTTAGTGTTGTTAAACTGTACTATTTGGCCTTTTTTTCTGCAGTTGTTGTTTTCTTGTGGCCTTTAATTTAGATATCATCTGACAATAGTGCAATAACAGCATGTTTACTTTTtggaacaaaaatacatttatgaaactcaaaaatgtcactttcatTGCTCATAAACTTAATGAACCTTCATAATTTTTCAAATAATATCCGTCTGCCAGAGCTACTCCATGTAATGTTAAAATGTCTCTGATCTGTGAGTcatgcaataaaaataataacaacaacgtATAAAACATgtaagaaattaactttttttaatgtaaaattgtTATTGAAAAGCACTGAATTTGACATTATTACAGTTTGATTCTGCTTTTTAAAGACTGGTCAGAAATCCTGATTAATTGCAATAATTTAATTCCATTAACCGCTATTGTTTCTCCTCACCActgtcaccttcagcttgctcactagtAAGTATCTTCTGTATAACTTCTTTTaaacagttattattatttagaaagctgttttgaaaacaaaaatagcTGCATCTGAAAACTGTAAAATGCTGCTTTCAGAGGTAAGATgtaaataaggtgcttttcaaactgttctgagatcagttttATTGAGAGATCCATTCATTCAAAAGCACTGTTGGCCGTCTGACTGTATAAACAACTGAAGACAAAGGACGTATTCAGAATGCTGTTTTGAAAACTGTTAATTTTGGCAAATTCCGTTCGATGGCGCTAGTGTCATTATCTCAGCTTTAAGTTGAAGATGTATCGCTTCAGGTTTGTgcaattaaaatcattatttcatAGTGGgtagaaaaaaaaagatacacgGTCAATTTATTACAAAGgaaatattttccaaaaatatatatatattttattttttttacttaagtcaataaaacattttgcattatggagttatttttattataaatcggTCTTCATTCATACATCATTCATTCAtgcctttatattttataaatgttatggGTATATTTTATGGGTCCTCGTTTGAAAACCTCTACTTTATTAATAGCTTTGACTACTAAATGAGTTGAGAAACAGAAACACTGGTTACAGATTAGCAAAATAAAAGAGAACTGCATCCAACAAATCACGAGCCAAGGTGTCTAGAGTATTTGTATTGCACTGTCTAAACTCAAGAGCTCTTTAGGCTCAGCAAACATGTGACAGAAAGTGTGCCACATGCAGATAGCATGTGACCTGGTAATCTGTTCAAGATGGAGTTGAGAGGCTGATGCCTAAGTCCAAAGAGCGTCACATATCAGTGATTTACTGCATTCAGTTATACAGCACTGACAAAAACATTACGTTTGCTGCTATTTACTTGTATAAATCAAGTAAGCATTTAGATGAATTCAGATATGTCTTGAATATGTAAAGGTCCACATgagaaatatatttgtaattatttgcatATAATTCTGTAACCTCTTTGGTTTGGTGATTCAAAGGGGTTACAGAAATTTAACTTGGACCTTTGTTGCATTTATACTCTTAGctattcattaaaacattcaaTGATTTAGCATGAGGCAAATTAATAATTGATTGTAATTGAGATTACGTTATTATGATGTAATGGGATGTTGATTTAGTGCTGCGGTGTATTTTGTGATCAAGTGACAGCAGATTTTATGCTGTAGAACTAGAGCACGTGCAGTATTTGGTTAGTGACTTCTTGATACTGTTGTCAAAGAAAGATAGTTAATAGTAAGTAAGCCTTATATATCCTATGCCAACCCAAATATTAGGGAAAAGAGGTACTGCAAATAGAATTAATTTCGTTTTCAGTCAGTGTTTATTGTAGGCCTATTATGCTTCTCTCGGTTATGAAATTAACTGAATTAATCTCggtgttgtttgttttaataatcgATTTCATGTTACAGGCCTGTCTTAAAAATGAGTACTTTGTCATATGAGCCTCAGTAGCATGTTTGGTCAGCCCGGGGGCGCAATGTCTTGGAGACTCTCCATTCGTCCAGTGGAGCATGATGTTTTACTTTAAGGGATGtcgctgctgctaagacacttcgACATTCGATTTGTATCAACGGTAatgtattcttttctttttttaaccaaCTGTCTGTACCTAACGCCAAATATCTTAAATTTAACGAATAGCATTTGTATACATTATACAAAAAGAAATGACGTTGAAATAGCAGTGCGAACATCTGCCGGTTGAACGCCACTTTAATTTTGTTACATTGTAATGGTGATTTGTCAcaactgtttttgttgttgtttgtttgtttttttgatggGGATGAAACAGTCACCTCTTAAAATCCTTGGCTATCGAACCTACGTTGTATGAACTGACGTAGGCTATTTGTTGTAGAGGAATGAGCTGCAGATATCGCactgttttatttttgcttttaaatagGCTACGTCATGGCTGTTCTGTCTATCAAACTCCTTTACTTCTTACAATTATTTGGAATATTCAGACATTCATTTTCAGTCTCACTGAATTCTGTAAATATAATTATCATGTTAAAGGGTTGTAACAAGTCGAACTTCGATTTAAACAGTGGCTCCTTGCTTTCTgcgtagggatgggcggatcgatcctaaagtagGCTATCGATACTTCTGATATTAGGCTAatgttgtataaaaaaaatagatcctcacacataaaaaaaatgtgattctaacttttgtttttttaactagggatattgttatttggttaccatgaacatgaaaaataatcacaagcttcaaagtgaaataaaaatgattatgctGTATCGGCAAATAACTATTTCTTCATCCTCTCATCTTAACATGCTCAAATGCTGAAAGAGACAAGCAGCGTTGCGCCGTCACAAGGCTCATTCAAACAAGAGGAATGagtgccttgtagaggtaatgatagaaaatcagagaaacggCCTCTGGAGTAAATCCACACTAAAataacatatctaaaggtgacatgTTTCTTATAATGAGTTTGTGGGAAATTGTTGCTAAGAAATAATAGCTACAATAAaatagttaaccatggttttactaaagtgaTATTGtaataaccattttttttttttttacaataatactGTAGTAGTTGGTGTAGCATGGTTATTTGTGTGGTAACTATAATTTAACTAAATACCAAGGTTAAAcgatagttactgtagtgaaagaACAATCATGATCCATAATGTATGATCGCTTCAAAATGAATTTCCACACACGTTTTAGCCCTCCAtggctctcacagtggatggtaaaatCCTCGAACGGAATATGGCATAGGCTTAATGGAACTacgtttgcatttttttttttttaatttttttttttattaagcaaacatcaaaaatattacaacaaaatggcattcaatttttgactacgtttacatggacaccagaaagcgacAGCAAGCAACGTAATTTCCCCgcgacgcttgtgtaaataataaacatggtATCCAAGGAAGACTTTTCAGTTGCTTCGTAGCAATAGTGATGTCAGAACACATATCAAattgagcctacaagcttagcataaaatagcagtCCCATAGACATTTTTATGGATGTCTatgaggagatgcttcagtgtgctgaaaaaactgcttttgtgaggaaacggctcatcacttaatgaattgactgcctgtccgctaatcttcaacatTTTTAACACGAAATTATCCTCTTGGAAAAACTATctgtggagtttactacgataaaattACTGTTTAATAAGAAATGTCACAGACAtttttgcgacaggtaggtgtcagtttacggctctccccattaATTTGTATAACATTCGCAAATCGTGATTTACTGTCGTAACACACTTGTTGATCGTGACGTTCTCTCCAGTGGTAAACGCGCGGAGACTGTTATCACGGTATAGAAGATCACTCTTCAAAAAACTGTAATAtgcgttccctatcgagaggtctctcctattgcgtaagtagcttacgctatgggaaaactcagtttctcgagaaatattgaagtctttatgtaaaacgcattgcagctgcacagcagacagcgatgagcgaggcagctcggtcattggctgtgccgcggcaactgctcgaaccaatgatggGGCGACTCTGAGCACGCGACCAATGGGCGGCGCCTACGCGTccagcgctcagagcctgccgaaattagcataggcaggctatataatgggcaccccgtcatgcgagttcctttagatttaatctccttcagcgaagaccggcgccttcagccgccttcgaagccttctgctacgccatccggcgcgcatcgcatatcctttactgcaagcgctcgccccgcgacgcttttaaaagtaaaagagtaattttccaaggcgttgtttcaaatgccttcagcctgcgcctcgtgcagaggccctcttcacgacggagatcggcacatcatctgcactcgctgcctgggtctggaccacgcagaagctgcactcattcagggcggatgccccgaatgcgaggcccaaggagtcgctTCTGCGTGGCCCATTGAATgtgactccttgggcctcgccgagctgcgcactcgttcggcacatcaggggacgacgatggaaaggatgacagcctctctcttgacgctgcatccgatgactggccgggctcgtttgaccccgcgccatcgacatcagcggacacgagcgcgggcaccagcatggactcggaaatcgtccgtatcctgtcaaaagccgtggaagacctctggctcgactggtcttccccggaagaacccgcccgcagccggctgggcCAGTGGTTCCTGCAgagcgccggcaggccccccgacagagaccctctcctttcttccctgacgtccacgacgagctcacaaagtcgtggaaagccccgcactgctcgcctaaagccttctttttcttcctcgctctcctcagtggacggcgcgagagaaagaggctacgaggcaacccTGCCCCTCGAGGAGACCGTGGCCAaacatctatgcccaccctccactgctggatggaaggccagagcttctcacccctcgaagccctgcagaaccatctcagctctcgccggtcgcgcatacgccgccgccggccaagctgcgtcagcgctgcattcgatggcggtcctacaagtttttcaggccaaactcctccgcaccatggacgagtctgtacctgaacccgaggctttcaaggacctgcgcagcgctacggacgtagccctgcgagccacaaaggccaccgcccaatccatcggcgggccatggctaatttgaccgtccttgagcgccatctgtggctaacgctagcggagatgaaggacgcggataaggcaccatttCTTGGCGTGCCTgtcactccaagcggcctgttcggaccggcggtgagagaattcactggcgcttcactgaggctcggaaggattcgcaagctatgcatcacttcctgcccaagcgctccagctggtctcagaaaccgccccagcagcagcagcgagccagggcagagccgcccgtctcccagccgaagagcagacctgaaaagggcGCTTCggcgccgctcgcgttccgctggcgaAGAAAGCCGcacgagcaacgaggtcctcggcccagaatcactctgaacacggaccctcgtaagtcttcctagcaacaggaagaaaaagagaagtACGTGTCTCACAAAAGCCGGaccgctctctctcaaacatctaaaacattacccagtccccttacaggcggttggaaatgtctatacagcagtcaatgggccagtcataaaacttcgctcacctgcaatcaagcgccgtttttacggcgacacacagaaatcacgaaaagagtcattttctgcctgtgtcactaagggttcacatgtccacactaaagtgcgcattcccacatatcaatactgtccaaacagtgccaaatacctccccagttcaggctggatgtcccaaaaatgtagatcgtgtgcctattgtcatgtatgcaccactacacacaagcactgttcccacagttataaacaattccccagtaaaaacgggaaatactataagtgtagcgcgcgtgcctgctgtactgcatgcacccctacacacagctagccatacagtttcaaacagctctctatttcatgccgcaagcatcacagatgcaatgctgtgagcaagaaactccccgctaaatcgcggaaagctttatgaatgtggcgcgcgtgcctattatgatgtatgcacccccaccccaaaacactgttcatacagtttcaagcatctctccgactcatgctgtgagcatctcggagatagcgcatgtgcctgtactctcacacgcacccctgcactcggcactcaatacggctgctctgagagccgtagactctgtgttagcacaaagctatttgccggtggggcccatacgtcactgcgacacgcccccagccagcattcagcccatatctgtgtgagcagaagcctgggaaaaaatccccgacatgccgaaatgggttttgaacataataaaacacggatactcacttcagttcgctcgcagaccaccccgcttttcagcggtggtcgagacgaaagtgagaaaagatgtgtcacatgttctacgcaccgaggtgctcaaactgatagagaagggcgctatagaaactgttcctccctctttgagcgaggcggctttttacagccgctattttctcgtcgaAAAAgggcggtggccttcgccccatcctggatctcagacatctgaacaaagctttaatgattacgctcgttcagaatgttaacaaccaaacatatcctcgcgcaagttcagcccggggattggtttctatcagtggatttgaaaggcgcttactttcacattcgatagcgcctcatcacaggccctttctgagattcagctttgagggacagtcataccagtacacagtactactattcggcctatcattggccccgtacattcacgaaatgtatggacgcggcactttcccctgagacagcgggagtcgcgaatactgaattacctcgacgattggctaatcatagcacaatcagaggaccagttaatgacgcacagatcttggattatcagccatctagaatgcctgggtctgagaatcaattttgcaaaagcgtgttatccccagccagaatatctcttttctgggaatagtgctagactcagtgcagatgacagcgcacctctcatcagagcggcgctctctattcgacgccttgcaacatcgttcagagcGGTAGCGCGCGCCCCGTCaagcgatttcaaagaatgctttcggtctcatggcctcggcatcagctgtactccagctaggattgttgcacatgcgtcctctccagcgctggctcaagagccgtgtccccactcacgcgtggcgctcgggccactttttgatcagagcgaatcacggctgtataaaagccctgacgccctggaaagccatcaactggtatcaaaccggcgtgagtcttgacgtgagtacgcggagaaaaatgatcatgacaaaataggatggggggccctttacgagggcaggcctgtctccgggttttggtcaaacccggaaaagcgcctacacataaactgtctggaaatgaaagcggtcgccttggctctcagagccctgcttccgtacctaaaaagcgaacacgtcctggtcgagCGGACAACATGGCGGTAGTTTAGtgtataaatcgccaaggtggactcaggtcgagctccctgcaccctatggccagggagctcatcctatagtcacaacaccacctgcg
This DNA window, taken from Xyrauchen texanus isolate HMW12.3.18 chromosome 5, RBS_HiC_50CHRs, whole genome shotgun sequence, encodes the following:
- the LOC127643745 gene encoding transcription elongation factor A N-terminal and central domain-containing protein encodes the protein MNSKEIMNYATQIEKLHKDGSYEDIIYLLLTDLNNTTVTVEQLQTTDIVYVLYKLLKFCPVVSVKKFAKGLLSKWKKLYSSHAIKNNKESGENQEPETRKLPNSEIHTETPRVTNGVQHFNQKAEDVFTCSTVNQDISDISLYSVHLPSEKPCSEKEPGESVELQCEGGSFTSDTLSHRADKDETFLSSLPRHTNQPSTSSDPTDLRSKFVQLILQALTPNQQIDTYQTDKLTALALEIETCVYTIHGRNQAKYKSCIRSKVANLRNPKNPHLRQGLMSGHLTPDAFSRMSTEEMAGVELRQLRKGYTTLGISEHQLPHAVEGTPTHKVRCRRCEALDCRVTQISRGVLFLPSWVRSGSADDDAMTFVTCANCGEQWYHSSWVCL